The proteins below come from a single uncultured Carboxylicivirga sp. genomic window:
- a CDS encoding sugar kinase, producing MSKKVVSFGEIMLRLATPRYERFNQATSFEATYGGGEANVAVSLANYGIDSSFVTRLPKNDIGRACQMELQKYGVKTDKILQGGDRLGIYFLETGAVARASKVVYDRANSAISEVSKGMFNWEEILKDADFFHWTGITPAISQGAADVCLEAIQTANKMGVTVTCDLNYRKNLWKYGKTAAEVMPELVAGCDIVLGNEEDAEMVLGIKPEGVDVTGGHVEAEAYRSVSQQIMKQYPRVKKVITTLRGSVSANHNSWSGVIYDGENLFQAPTYQITHIVDRVGGGDSFMGGLIYGLIAYEGDDQSAINFATAASCLKHTIHGDFNQVTVEEVEKLMGGDASGRVSR from the coding sequence ATGTCAAAGAAAGTAGTCTCTTTTGGAGAAATCATGTTACGCTTGGCTACACCCCGTTACGAGCGTTTTAATCAAGCTACATCATTTGAAGCTACTTATGGTGGTGGCGAGGCAAACGTAGCTGTATCATTAGCCAACTATGGCATTGATTCATCATTTGTAACACGTTTGCCAAAAAATGATATTGGCAGAGCGTGTCAAATGGAACTTCAAAAGTATGGTGTAAAAACCGATAAAATCCTTCAAGGTGGTGATCGTTTAGGTATTTACTTCCTGGAAACAGGAGCAGTAGCTCGTGCTAGTAAGGTTGTTTACGACCGTGCTAACTCAGCCATTTCTGAAGTAAGCAAAGGAATGTTTAATTGGGAAGAGATCTTAAAAGATGCTGACTTTTTCCACTGGACTGGAATTACTCCTGCTATTTCGCAAGGTGCTGCCGATGTTTGTTTAGAAGCTATTCAAACTGCCAACAAAATGGGCGTTACCGTTACTTGTGACTTAAACTACCGCAAAAATCTTTGGAAATATGGTAAAACAGCAGCTGAAGTAATGCCAGAATTAGTGGCTGGTTGCGACATTGTTTTGGGTAACGAAGAAGATGCTGAAATGGTATTAGGCATCAAACCAGAAGGCGTTGACGTTACTGGCGGACATGTTGAAGCAGAAGCATACCGCAGTGTATCGCAACAAATAATGAAACAATATCCACGCGTTAAAAAAGTAATTACTACGCTTCGCGGATCGGTAAGTGCCAACCATAACAGTTGGTCGGGTGTAATCTACGATGGTGAAAACCTTTTCCAGGCACCAACTTACCAAATCACTCACATTGTAGATCGTGTAGGTGGTGGTGACTCATTTATGGGTGGTTTAATCTACGGATTAATTGCTTACGAAGGAGATGATCAAAGCGCTATCAATTTTGCTACAGCTGCATCTTGTTTGAAACATACCATTCATGGTGATTTCAATCAGGTTACTGTAGAAGAAGTAGAAAAATTAATGGGTGGCGACGCCTCAGGTAGGGTATCACGATAA
- a CDS encoding bifunctional 4-hydroxy-2-oxoglutarate aldolase/2-dehydro-3-deoxy-phosphogluconate aldolase, producing MAKYSRIEVFMAMKETGVVPVFFHSDIDVCKNVLKACYDGGIRVFEFVNRGDFAHELFSELNKYALKELPGMILGAGSIVEEATTALYIQSGANFIVAPLLNENMARICNRRKIMWSPGCGTISEINKAQELGAEVVKVFPASEIGGPSFVKAVKAPMPWTDIMPTGGVTTEKENLKKWFDAGVTCVGMGSNLFPKDIMEAKNYSALAEKAKELIANIQEVKK from the coding sequence ATGGCAAAATATTCCAGAATTGAGGTATTTATGGCAATGAAGGAAACAGGCGTAGTACCTGTATTTTTTCATTCCGACATTGACGTTTGTAAAAACGTATTGAAAGCATGTTACGATGGTGGAATTCGTGTATTCGAATTTGTTAACCGTGGTGATTTTGCGCATGAATTATTCAGCGAATTAAACAAGTATGCTCTTAAAGAATTACCAGGCATGATACTAGGTGCCGGTTCAATTGTTGAAGAAGCAACTACTGCATTATACATTCAATCAGGTGCTAACTTTATTGTTGCTCCTCTATTGAACGAAAATATGGCACGCATCTGTAACCGCAGAAAAATTATGTGGTCGCCAGGATGTGGAACAATCTCAGAAATCAACAAAGCTCAGGAGTTAGGAGCAGAAGTAGTGAAAGTATTTCCTGCATCCGAAATTGGAGGTCCTTCGTTTGTAAAAGCGGTTAAAGCGCCAATGCCATGGACCGACATTATGCCTACCGGAGGGGTAACAACCGAAAAAGAAAACCTAAAAAAATGGTTTGATGCAGGTGTTACGTGTGTAGGTATGGGATCTAACCTATTCCCTAAGGATATTATGGAAGCTAAAAACTATTCTGCTCTAGCTGAAAAAGCAAAAGAATTAATAGCTAATATCCAAGAAGTTAAAAAGTAA